In one Bacteroidales bacterium genomic region, the following are encoded:
- a CDS encoding leucine-rich repeat domain-containing protein has product MNKSLLYFILPFAFYFLCTGYLGAQKQPQSLSAEDLARYKEDAGQMVSFLQFTFNTLGNPEVSTKEKDIIINQSWTKIFENEKVQVEDDLDENREVPLNKDVQAYLKDIDFFFKEVAFTFTIQEIEQQVNEKNQLFFKVIINRNLKGTTIEGNKVDSNRLRYIEINLTDENKDLKVASIYTTKLNEREELRRWWNDLPTAWRNLLGENVMLKDTLRMKHVLWFNDSVAAFDVIIQRRVNQGAFSLNELDTLKIALSDTGNISALLIDRQIQKIIQVDTINFSGRKRIVSLEPLSKLPRIKYLDLSGTSVFDLMPARNLSHLEFLNCSNTLIDELEPIRYLTKLQELNAGNTKVADISTLANFTQLIRLNLSHTQIKTLDPLTGLVNIKDLDISGTSLNTLGAVSSLKSLDRLDFSATNITDVNPLKNLTELVFLKFENTPVSTLEPLSSLTNLRLLFIDQTPVSDLSPLSGLPNLSTIYCDQARVTRNEAMRFNEINPQVLVIYETSELKHWWNDLLPEWKSVFADKVALFANPTKEELHDVTRMRTLNIAENKALLSLDPVANMPMLNAIYCQGTGITNITPVSNLSDLRELNFSNTKVSDLSPLEDLTKLTKISFDHTNVTSFLPIMELGSLKVIYCDDAPVDETEIIEFLIRHPGCLVVYQTDDLRKWWDELPEVWKSLAEKYITPNTELSREQLQELANLRVVNLDESALSERSLEITSLEYLNKMILLEEVRFSNTRISSLAPLSTLNRLHTLICPNNPIESLQPLSELVTLEVLDIQNTAVSELLFLAPLAKLRKLNISGTQIKSLKGVEYLTGLEQLDCFNTRIKNLKQVQALPNLKLVKCYNTKITSRTIDKFRAARPEVEVVYY; this is encoded by the coding sequence ATGAATAAAAGTTTATTGTATTTCATCCTCCCATTTGCTTTTTATTTCCTTTGCACGGGGTATTTGGGAGCTCAAAAACAGCCACAGTCGCTATCTGCTGAAGATTTAGCACGTTACAAGGAAGACGCCGGCCAAATGGTTTCTTTTCTCCAATTTACATTCAATACGCTTGGCAATCCTGAGGTTTCGACAAAGGAAAAAGATATTATTATCAACCAGAGTTGGACTAAAATTTTTGAAAACGAAAAAGTACAGGTTGAGGATGATCTTGACGAAAATCGTGAGGTGCCTTTAAATAAAGATGTGCAGGCCTACCTGAAAGACATTGACTTCTTTTTTAAAGAAGTGGCGTTTACCTTCACAATCCAGGAAATTGAACAGCAGGTGAACGAGAAGAATCAGCTTTTTTTCAAAGTTATCATAAACCGCAACCTTAAAGGAACCACCATTGAAGGGAATAAAGTTGATTCCAACAGACTTCGATATATTGAAATCAATCTTACCGACGAGAATAAAGATTTAAAAGTTGCAAGTATTTATACCACCAAACTCAATGAGCGTGAGGAATTACGCCGGTGGTGGAACGATTTGCCCACTGCCTGGCGGAACCTGCTGGGTGAAAATGTAATGCTGAAAGACACCCTGAGGATGAAGCATGTCCTCTGGTTCAATGATTCTGTTGCAGCATTTGATGTGATCATCCAGAGAAGGGTAAACCAGGGTGCATTCTCATTAAATGAACTTGACACATTAAAAATCGCTTTATCTGATACCGGAAACATTTCGGCACTTCTTATTGACAGACAGATCCAAAAAATTATCCAGGTTGACACTATCAATTTTTCGGGCAGGAAAAGAATTGTTTCACTCGAACCCCTGTCAAAGCTTCCACGAATAAAGTATTTGGATTTAAGCGGAACTTCGGTTTTTGATCTGATGCCGGCCAGGAACCTTTCACACCTTGAGTTTTTAAATTGTTCCAACACCCTGATTGATGAACTTGAACCGATCAGATACTTAACCAAACTGCAGGAGTTGAATGCAGGAAATACAAAGGTTGCAGATATCAGTACACTGGCTAATTTCACCCAATTGATCCGGCTAAACTTAAGTCATACTCAAATCAAGACCCTGGATCCGCTAACAGGGCTTGTCAATATAAAAGACTTAGATATTTCAGGAACAAGTCTTAATACCTTAGGTGCGGTGAGTTCACTGAAATCTCTCGACCGGCTTGATTTTTCAGCGACTAACATTACTGACGTCAATCCTTTGAAGAACTTGACCGAGCTGGTCTTTTTAAAATTTGAAAACACTCCGGTGAGTACACTCGAACCACTGAGCAGTTTAACCAACCTGAGATTACTGTTCATTGATCAGACACCGGTATCTGATTTGTCGCCATTGAGCGGATTGCCGAATCTGAGTACGATCTATTGTGATCAGGCCCGCGTAACCCGCAATGAAGCAATGCGTTTCAATGAAATCAATCCGCAGGTGCTGGTCATTTACGAAACATCTGAATTGAAACATTGGTGGAACGACCTGTTGCCCGAATGGAAAAGTGTATTTGCAGATAAAGTTGCGCTATTTGCAAATCCCACCAAGGAAGAATTGCATGATGTAACGAGAATGAGAACACTGAACATAGCTGAGAATAAGGCACTGCTCTCTCTTGATCCTGTCGCAAACATGCCGATGCTCAACGCGATATACTGCCAGGGAACGGGCATTACCAATATTACTCCGGTAAGTAACTTGTCCGATCTTCGCGAGCTCAACTTTTCCAACACAAAGGTGAGTGATTTGTCACCCCTCGAAGATCTTACAAAGCTTACCAAAATCTCCTTTGACCACACCAATGTAACTTCGTTCCTCCCCATCATGGAACTTGGAAGTCTGAAAGTCATCTATTGTGATGATGCACCTGTGGATGAAACAGAGATCATCGAATTTTTAATCAGGCACCCGGGATGTCTGGTCGTTTATCAAACAGATGATTTGCGAAAGTGGTGGGATGAATTGCCCGAAGTTTGGAAATCGCTGGCCGAAAAATATATTACTCCCAACACCGAATTAAGCCGTGAACAATTGCAGGAGCTGGCCAACTTAAGGGTTGTTAACCTTGATGAATCAGCACTTTCAGAGCGTTCGCTCGAAATTACAAGCCTTGAATACCTCAATAAGATGATCCTGCTCGAGGAAGTCCGATTTTCCAATACAAGGATTTCCTCCCTGGCGCCTCTAAGTACGTTGAACAGGCTCCATACCCTGATTTGTCCCAACAATCCGATCGAATCTCTGCAACCATTATCGGAACTTGTAACACTTGAAGTGCTTGATATTCAAAATACAGCTGTTAGTGAATTGTTGTTTCTTGCACCGCTTGCAAAGTTGCGCAAACTCAATATCTCCGGAACACAAATTAAAAGTTTGAAGGGTGTTGAGTATCTTACAGGCCTTGAGCAGCTCGACTGTTTTAACACAAGGATTAAAAACCTGAAACAGGTGCAGGCACTTCCCAATCTGAAGCTGGTCAAATGCTACAATACA
- a CDS encoding aminopeptidase yields MKKCNLLLTAFFTITISFQSIVAQENESKGYTFTDEIRLTSTPVKNQYRSGTCWSYSGVAFLESELLKAGKGEFDLSEAFIIRQAYLEKAIQYVRWHGEKNFGSGGAAHDVIEIIRKYGIVPEEAYNGLVIGEDLFVHGEMDEVLKSYVDGVIKNVNRKLTPVWIKGFEGLLDAYMGPYPKNFTYKGKQYTPKSFADELGLNLDQYIEVGSFTHHSFHQPFVIEIPDNWMLGQIYNVQLDEMMEIINSSLEKGHTISWAADVSEKGFSWKNGVAVVPDEDKPDLSGTEKERWEALTKEERDKMLYGFSEPVKEKVITQEIRQLSFDNYSTTDDHVIEIIGRAKDQNGTTYYIIKNSWGTDGHIYSGLFYASEAYMRYKTIYLMVNRNTVPGKIKEILKL; encoded by the coding sequence ATGAAAAAATGTAACCTGCTGTTGACCGCATTTTTTACAATAACTATTAGTTTTCAGTCTATAGTTGCACAGGAAAATGAAAGTAAAGGCTACACATTTACTGATGAAATCAGACTTACCTCAACTCCTGTAAAGAATCAATATCGTTCAGGCACCTGCTGGAGTTATTCAGGAGTAGCATTTCTTGAGTCGGAGTTATTAAAAGCGGGTAAAGGCGAGTTTGATCTGTCAGAGGCTTTTATTATCCGGCAGGCTTACCTCGAAAAGGCTATCCAATATGTTCGCTGGCATGGTGAGAAAAACTTCGGGTCGGGTGGCGCAGCCCACGATGTGATCGAAATCATAAGAAAGTATGGCATTGTACCTGAAGAAGCTTACAATGGACTCGTTATTGGCGAGGATCTATTTGTTCATGGAGAAATGGATGAAGTGCTGAAAAGTTATGTTGATGGGGTCATAAAAAATGTCAACAGAAAACTTACTCCCGTTTGGATAAAGGGTTTCGAAGGATTGCTCGATGCCTACATGGGGCCATATCCCAAAAATTTTACCTACAAAGGGAAACAATATACACCCAAATCGTTTGCAGATGAGTTGGGACTTAATCTTGATCAATACATCGAAGTTGGCTCATTTACCCATCACTCTTTTCATCAACCGTTCGTCATCGAAATTCCGGACAACTGGATGCTTGGACAGATTTACAATGTTCAACTTGACGAAATGATGGAGATCATCAACAGCTCACTGGAAAAAGGGCACACCATTTCATGGGCTGCTGACGTCAGCGAAAAAGGGTTCTCATGGAAAAATGGAGTTGCTGTAGTTCCAGACGAGGACAAACCCGACCTTTCAGGCACTGAAAAAGAGCGATGGGAAGCACTTACGAAAGAAGAACGTGACAAAATGCTTTATGGTTTTTCCGAACCGGTGAAGGAAAAAGTCATCACTCAGGAAATCCGTCAACTATCATTTGATAATTATTCCACTACTGACGACCATGTAATAGAAATTATCGGCAGGGCAAAAGACCAGAACGGCACTACCTATTATATCATTAAAAACTCATGGGGTACCGACGGTCACATTTATAGTGGTTTATTCTATGCATCAGAGGCTTACATGCGCTACAAAACGATCTATTTAATGGTGAATAGGAACACGGTACCAGGCAAAATCAAGGAAATACTCAAGCTTTAA
- a CDS encoding response regulator transcription factor, producing the protein MKTIIIGENQSINQAFSELLNSELSCCFSFIKPANLYSNGHPAEDFTADLILIDLSSSISNSRNFLQKIRQMKPLTPIIALHFYTDIALAEELIQAGASAYLLINTSSLELNNAIQHVLEGKKYISKDILN; encoded by the coding sequence ATGAAAACGATCATAATTGGGGAAAATCAGTCAATAAACCAGGCATTCAGCGAATTGCTGAACAGTGAACTGTCATGCTGTTTTTCATTTATCAAGCCCGCAAATTTGTATTCGAATGGTCATCCTGCTGAAGATTTCACTGCCGACTTGATTTTGATTGATTTGTCCTCTTCAATAAGCAACAGCAGGAATTTCTTACAAAAAATCCGTCAGATGAAACCGTTAACCCCAATTATTGCTCTTCACTTTTACACAGACATTGCACTGGCAGAAGAACTCATCCAGGCCGGAGCATCAGCATATCTCCTAATAAATACCAGTTCTTTGGAATTAAATAATGCAATCCAGCATGTTCTGGAAGGGAAAAAATACATCTCCAAAGATATTTTGAATTGA
- a CDS encoding response regulator transcription factor, which yields MTTTADTIKILLVDDHKIVRDGIISLLHGESRFLIIGQAENGIEALEKIEKLSPDLVILDINMPIMNGLECARQMAEKFPHVKILTLTMLSEQEHIKNMLSAGVGGYILKNSGREELITAINTVMEGQNYFSEEVKNVIMMEMVRKKTSTGKIFGEPIPITPRELDVLQLIVDEFTNQEIAEKLFVSVRTVDAHRRNLLEKTGSRNTAGLVKFAIENNLLKKKR from the coding sequence ATGACAACAACCGCAGATACAATAAAGATTCTTTTGGTGGACGACCACAAAATTGTTCGCGATGGGATCATATCGCTCCTTCATGGCGAGTCGCGGTTTCTCATCATTGGCCAGGCTGAAAACGGCATTGAAGCACTTGAAAAAATTGAAAAACTATCCCCCGACCTGGTCATACTCGACATAAACATGCCTATCATGAATGGACTGGAATGTGCCAGGCAGATGGCTGAAAAATTCCCGCACGTAAAAATCCTCACCCTTACCATGCTGAGCGAACAGGAACACATTAAAAACATGCTTTCAGCGGGTGTTGGAGGCTACATCCTTAAAAACTCCGGTCGGGAAGAGTTAATTACAGCCATCAATACTGTGATGGAGGGTCAAAACTATTTTAGCGAGGAGGTTAAAAACGTCATTATGATGGAAATGGTAAGAAAGAAAACCTCCACCGGAAAGATTTTTGGAGAGCCAATCCCTATTACACCAAGAGAACTGGACGTTTTGCAATTGATTGTTGATGAATTTACCAACCAGGAGATCGCCGAAAAATTATTCGTAAGTGTGCGTACAGTTGATGCCCACCGACGTAATTTACTCGAAAAAACCGGCTCAAGGAATACCGCAGGACTGGTAAAATTTGCCATCGAGAACAACTTACTCAAGAAAAAAAGATAG